From Helicobacter ganmani, one genomic window encodes:
- a CDS encoding EF-hand domain-containing protein — translation MQASFSLSSLQASYTTTQWSAVKEELTNNQANSVPQSTINQDAGGSTTSIVASNSLLGDRLGDFQKTILNRALSKISEIQDEMMKTWEQLFPSANNSTSSSQTTTITMSDLLYNKNFASQIIGSGISLSQGFSTSLEVSISGKIIGSDGIEKSLDLSISVSQSFMQNLQISSSNATKIPEDVNKKVIDPLVIDYEGSGTELSDTKMRFDLDSDGTPDQISTLKKGSGFLALDKNGDGKINDGSELFGTQSGDGFKDLSIYDSNNDGKIDKDDPIYDKLRIWTPDANGEGQLVGLGEKGIGVIYLNAQESQEMMRGENGDLLGIKQKTADYLREDGSSGQIHHIDLVSEKIKDEAVLNQATNDAILANGGQSISQILANKAYQGMGVSASNLSPNSIIPMFSALGNGITGLFERVPMASLTSLEVKVSFSLNSLQTANNGVSQEASKIWNAVEDNFKKMEEMKEKMESAFKRFDEFMQLNRLIFDPLKNKDNVFKSFNSNTLGKLLA, via the coding sequence ATGCAAGCAAGTTTTAGTCTCTCTTCTTTGCAAGCCTCATATACTACCACGCAATGGAGTGCTGTTAAAGAAGAGCTTACAAACAATCAAGCAAATAGTGTTCCACAATCAACTATTAATCAAGACGCAGGAGGAAGCACGACTAGTATCGTAGCTAGCAACTCTTTGCTTGGTGATAGGTTGGGAGATTTTCAAAAAACTATTTTAAATCGGGCATTGAGTAAAATTTCAGAAATTCAAGATGAAATGATGAAAACTTGGGAACAATTATTCCCAAGCGCAAACAATAGCACAAGTTCATCACAAACCACAACAATCACAATGTCTGATTTGCTCTATAACAAAAACTTTGCAAGTCAAATCATAGGAAGTGGAATCAGTCTTTCTCAAGGATTCTCAACAAGTTTAGAGGTTTCAATCTCTGGTAAAATAATAGGAAGCGATGGAATAGAAAAAAGCTTAGATTTAAGCATTAGCGTTTCTCAAAGCTTTATGCAAAATCTACAAATAAGTAGCTCAAATGCTACCAAAATCCCTGAAGATGTAAATAAAAAAGTCATTGACCCGCTTGTGATTGATTATGAGGGCAGTGGCACAGAGCTTAGCGATACCAAAATGCGTTTTGATTTGGACAGCGATGGCACTCCTGACCAAATCTCCACACTCAAAAAAGGTTCTGGATTCTTGGCACTTGATAAAAATGGCGATGGTAAAATCAATGATGGCAGTGAGCTTTTTGGCACACAAAGTGGTGATGGATTCAAAGACTTGAGCATTTATGATTCCAATAATGATGGCAAGATTGACAAAGACGACCCAATCTATGACAAACTAAGAATCTGGACTCCTGATGCAAATGGTGAAGGACAACTTGTAGGATTGGGCGAAAAAGGAATCGGGGTGATTTACCTCAACGCCCAAGAGAGTCAAGAAATGATGAGGGGAGAAAATGGGGATTTATTAGGAATCAAACAAAAAACAGCAGACTATTTGCGTGAAGATGGTAGTAGCGGACAAATCCACCACATTGATTTGGTAAGCGAAAAAATTAAAGACGAAGCGGTGCTAAATCAAGCAACAAACGATGCGATTCTAGCAAATGGAGGACAAAGCATTTCTCAAATCCTTGCAAACAAAGCTTATCAAGGAATGGGCGTTTCTGCATCTAATTTGTCTCCAAATAGTATTATCCCAATGTTTAGTGCGTTAGGAAATGGAATCACAGGATTATTTGAACGCGTCCCTATGGCTAGTCTTACAAGCCTTGAAGTCAAAGTGTCTTTTAGCCTCAATTCCTTGCAAACTGCCAACAATGGCGTCAGTCAAGAAGCATCTAAAATTTGGAATGCGGTAGAGGATAATTTCAAAAAAATGGAAGAAATGAAAGAAAAAATGGAATCTGCATTTAAGCGATTTGATGAATTTATGCAGCTCAACCGCTTGATATTTGACCCACTAAAAAACAAAGATAATGTGTTTAAAAGCTTCAACTCAAACACTCTAGGAAAACTTCTTGCATAA